A window of the Virgibacillus pantothenticus genome harbors these coding sequences:
- a CDS encoding beta-ketoacyl-ACP synthase III has product MDVGVLGLGHYVPEKVVTNHDLEKIVDTNDEWIRTRTGIEERRIAGEDMDTSDMAYLAAEKAMKNANLAPENIDLILVATVTPDTPFPSVACIIQDRLGAKKAAAMDISAACSGFMYGMVTAKQFIETNTYKHVLVVGVEKLSKITDWSDRSTCVLFGDGAGAAVIGQVSAGKGILAFELGANGAGGKELRQEKDTGYLYMNGREVFKFAVRQMPESSVNVIKAAGYDEDDVDYLVPHQANIRIMEAARQRLGISEEKMAKTIKKYGNNSAASIPIALSESVLDGKIKDGDLIVLVGFGGGLTWGALAIRWGR; this is encoded by the coding sequence ATGGATGTTGGTGTTTTGGGTTTAGGACATTACGTGCCTGAAAAAGTCGTTACAAATCATGACTTAGAAAAGATCGTTGATACAAATGATGAATGGATTCGTACGAGAACAGGTATAGAAGAACGAAGAATAGCAGGAGAAGATATGGATACCTCAGATATGGCGTATTTAGCAGCAGAAAAAGCCATGAAAAATGCGAATCTGGCCCCTGAAAATATAGATCTTATTTTAGTCGCAACAGTAACCCCTGATACACCGTTTCCTTCTGTTGCCTGTATCATTCAGGACCGTTTAGGTGCGAAAAAAGCAGCAGCTATGGATATAAGCGCTGCATGTTCCGGATTTATGTATGGAATGGTAACGGCAAAGCAATTTATTGAAACAAACACATATAAACATGTCTTAGTCGTCGGGGTAGAAAAATTGTCAAAAATCACCGATTGGTCTGATCGCAGTACATGTGTGTTATTTGGTGATGGTGCGGGTGCTGCCGTCATAGGGCAGGTATCTGCTGGGAAAGGGATTCTTGCGTTTGAATTAGGAGCTAACGGAGCAGGGGGAAAAGAGTTAAGGCAAGAGAAAGATACTGGCTATTTATATATGAATGGACGTGAAGTGTTTAAATTTGCTGTTAGACAAATGCCAGAATCGTCTGTAAATGTTATTAAAGCTGCGGGATATGATGAAGATGATGTCGATTACTTAGTTCCACATCAAGCAAATATTCGTATTATGGAAGCTGCTCGTCAGCGTTTAGGAATTTCCGAAGAGAAGATGGCTAAAACCATTAAAAAGTATGGAAATAACTCTGCAGCCTCGATCCCAATAGCTTTGTCGGAATCTGTCTTAGATGGTAAAATAAAAGACGGTGACTTGATCGTTTTAGTTGGCTTTGGCGGGGGTTTAACGTGGGGAGCCTTGGCAATACGATGGGGAAGATAA